A window of Pseudochaenichthys georgianus chromosome 19, fPseGeo1.2, whole genome shotgun sequence genomic DNA:
GGGACACAGCCAGGGAGCCGTTTACCCTCTGGATCATGACTGAGCCGCCAGCGTTCTGGATGCGCTCCTTTTCACGGGGGTTGCAGGGCTTGTGGTCCTGGGTGGAGAAGCCCACCTTGGTTTCTCGACTCAGCACGGCCCGCGAGTCGCCGCAGTTAATGAAGTAGAGGTGGGTCGGGCTGAGCAACACGCACACAGCTGTTGATCCGCTGCGGTCCAGGCCCTGCCGCAGGTCGGAGAAGCTGCGCATGTACTCGTCAATGTTCAGGAAGCCCAAGCGGATGCCGTCTTTCACGCCATCCACGGAGCCGGATCCTGAACTGAACTCGGCCCCTCCTGACAAGATGTGTTCCAGCAAGTGGCCGGAGCAGTAGTTGGCCACCCGGGAGCCTGCGTGGCCATCGTAGACAGCAAAGAAGGACCAGTCGGTGAGTCCATGGGGGAGGCCGACCGCCGCTGTGTGGGCATCCTCCATCTCCACCCGCCAGCCCTGCATGGAGCTCAGGCCGTAGCGCAGCCCATTGCCATCACCGTGGGCAGTATGCTTCTCCGTCTTCGGCTTGTCCAGGAATGCACCCATTGCTGCCTATAGCTATTAACAAAGGGAAAAGAAGGGTTTATACAGGTTTAAGATTACACCATCACTAGTTAGGACAAAGAAGATATTTTCATTCCACTACTGTAGCATACATTTACTCACTTTATACAGAGTTAGTAATAGAGGTAGACCAATAAATGGCTCAATATTATAATATTAGATATTGGTGTTTATGTTGCAGTCCAGAAAAACTCATGTAGGTTTGAAGTCATTTAGAAAGTGATACCATTACAGTAACATATTTTACAGAAAATCTGTAATACTCCAGTCAGGGAGATCGATCATTATGctgtcttttatttatttacactgAACCAAACAGCCTCAGAATATGGCTGCACCAGTGTTTGATTTTAGCATGCGTTACGCGAGTGAAATAAGCgtgaaaatgttttttaaaatcaGTATTGATCGAAGCTATAATTGGTGTAGGCAATATCAATTCTTaacttcatttaaaaaatgtgttagttaatgtttaactttatttttactgtaaatataaggGGGAAAAATCCAAAAGGGAAGAAAGCATTACCATAACTGTAGTTGATATTGTATGTGTTTATGATTTACAAAAGTCGAAATAGTAAATAGTCAAGACTAAGTACAGATTATTTTCTCACATAATTATATTACAAgtcatttttatttcatgtttaagaTGCCAGTAGAGATCATATCATAAATTGTATTTATCATATAAATCCCTGTGCAAATCAGCAGTTATTAGTGTCAGTAATTCAGTAGGTTCCTTTCTTCTGTGATTACAGAGTGCTTTTAATTACTCAAGGGATGGTGAGAGCCCAACAACAAGACAAAGGTGCTGTTTACACGAGAACGAAATGGGTTGCATCTGCTACTTTTCTcttcgttcacacgaggccgtaacggaaccgcggaaacggaccccgcaaacgataaTGGGTCCCAACTAGTGTTGCaaggtgtaccgatacttgaaaggtaccgcgataccctgccgttaaaaacggtacgattcctccgtttcattagtatcggtactttaagaatgacggggaaaagtactccggtgagaaagcgccgttttaataaaagccgtgtgttcagcgctctgcttccactccctgcactgcagccgtgcctgccctgcagtcccgcccctctcaagcacgttctaagtccctcccctctctcgtgcacgcggccacgcgctagctgccagagctgtgagaaaacgagaagcatggctgcaagtgggagtgcaacttgcgctgcgcctcggcttgttgacaaaaaagacgccataagcgaaatttggaagtattttagttatatctatatatataagcctacggacaccacgaggcctgtctgtgagaaatgttttagatccctgcaaaccaagggagccaacacatcaaACTTGGTTAAGCACCCGCCGACCGGAatccagagctgtttaaagaatttaaagacagacaggttagcgaatgtgatagataacatGCATGATAACATGCccatgccctcaaatctaagtcaaaccagtgtaatttattttgtgacaaacgaggcaattaatggcaatgataactgtctaatatggctatcgttttagctaacttaccaatgtggctaacatctgcaatataatgtcaataattatttatattactgtactattacaagttaataaaatataaaaaaagttatattttataaaacaagaaagttgtttgagatgatgcttaatttgatttaatacgaattcttgtcatttattttgtttattgttctcatcgtttaaaagtttgtgttatggttatggttctggtgtgaaataaagcacaataattacatttaagacggtttccctttttttaagaaaagtatcgaaaaagaatcggaatcgcaattcttgacttggtatcggtatcgaaaccaaaatgttggtatcgtgacaacactagtccCAActaaggtggatagatctgcaaccGGAACGTGTGAACAGACACGGTAAATTagccgaatgcgtgtgaacggaagacttttttgaaaacGAATTTGGTGCGTAAACGCAAACGTACCTGTGTAAATGGGGGGCAAAGATAGCAAGGAGGAACCACAGAGCTGAGGATTACACTGCAGCAGTAAAGCTTCTGTGAGCACACATAACCTCTTGTACTCTGAGCACAAGATAACTAATACTATTAGTACCATTAATTTGTTGACAGGACCTCACATTACTGAATTAGCAAAGTGTTCACCTGCAGAGCTGAATGGGAACTCATCTGTCTATGTTTTTGTTCTTCGACAATCAAATGCATTCCAGGAAGTCCAGTTTGAGTGGCAGACCAATGAGTTTGAAGGCTTATCAGACACCGAAAGATAAGAGTGCACCAGGAAGGAGCACTTGAATTTAATTTATTGACCAACACAGTCTCCTGCACTGTTTTGTTGCAAGCTACAAGCTAACAGAGCTTGAATGAATTGCTACTGAAGTTAGTTAAATATAGAATATGTATTCATATTTTTGATCTACCCAGTTAGACACAGGTAACTGTTCAAATGAGGCAGAGGCTTTTGACTGAGGAACATATTTTCAATGTAGATAACTAATCTGTATCAGCCTTCAATTGCCTGACTGAAGAGCTTTTTCTTGTATACGAAAATGAAAAGGCCCCTAAAATTGCAACGTTTACAGTTTTTTATGTTAGTTTCATTCATTGGGTCAGAAATGTGTTGTTTGTCTACTGTTACTAGCAACTGTACCTGAAGACCCTAGCAGCCTTAACCTCATGCACAGCCCTACCCCACCATATCTTTGGCATTTTATGACCTGCACTATATTTTCCCATAATACCAATAAATTCTGACCTAAATGTTATCAACTGCTTCTGAAAGCTACTTACAGTATGTATTGGTTGGCTGGTTTAGAGCTCATGAGATCTCAAAATCAATATAaagcaaaaaatatatattgaaagtgctctgaacatgtcttttcttccaacatattGATTTCTCTCCCTGCATTACCTCCCACGAGTGCACACACGGCATGACAGGCATGTGCCCAAAAAAGGCTGGTACATGCAAGGAGTGACTTCAGCTGGTTTAGGAGGAacctatgtgtgtatgtgtgttctgCGCATGTGTGCAGTGTCATAGGCTAGGTGCGAGAAAAAGGCACTCTATAAATATGCCAGGCCGGTTTAGATTTCATGTCCAGGGTGGGGCATCGGGCCACGCCATTCACATTTTTCCTGCCGTTCTGCTACAGGATTGAATGAACAGGATTCCCTCGATCAAGCTCTCAGCACTAGCTTCTGCCACTCACAATTACCTATATGTTCATGTATGGTAAGAAAGTGCCTTCACATACGTATGTGATAGAAAGAGAAATCTGTTATGTTCACCAGCAGTGATTCTctctaaaaataaaacaaacacactgccATTGCCTAGCAACCACCCTCCCTGCAGGGCAAACATCCAGGCTAAGCTTCATTCAGCGACATCCCCCTCTCTATGTCTCTCCCTCACTCGCTctaaaagaaacacacacacagccgccTGGTAGAGAGAGGAAAGGAGAGTTGCATCATCCATCCATTAAAGCAGTCgcagcagccagaccctgaaAGGAGACTGCAAAAGCACATGCAGATACTATGAGATTCCTCTGTCTGACAATTGTTTTATTACACTGCTGGTAAAAATACACTGGGAAATATCTCCATTGAGACATCAGACTGAAACAAGGATCTCCTAACCACTTAACCCCCTCAAAACTGCTGTCACCCGAGCTGGAACCACAGGTTGAGAATCAACACCCCCTAATGCGAAGACGCACACGTCTGCCAAAAACCACTGTGGCTACGAAGAGGGAAGTGGAAGGTCGGGATTACATAATGCTGCAGAGAGCCTGAGTGCCGCTGTGAGAGCAGTGCACAAATAAGTTAATGCTATCCTGGAAGCAAGGTTAACATACAGCTTCCAGCACATCAGTACATACtagggatgttaagattcaccgattcgcatcagtgcaccggcataaacgttcaagatgcgagtgcaccggttgaaagagtgcacatcggctacagtttgggttgaactcgcgatgcatcgattgtagcgtctttgcatcggtaaaaaaacgattcattcatataatatcCCCTCATCCTGTCAGCTCTCCGCAGAGACAATCTTTGATccgcactacggaggccgagagtctcagatatcaacacacatgaAGTCGAGGAtttttcaagaaagacggtcaacttgaaaaatcgctcgcaaattgtaaacgatgccgtgccgctttaaagtacacaagtagtacgaggaacttagcgacgcacataaagaggcgacatggggtctgcggctgaaaagagaaacctgaaagttagacatgagttaaatcactcagtgaggtgttctgtcagagagagtggtgtttagtttacagcagcctgtgacggccaataataatttaaatgtcttccttactgtaaggagttatgaaatacctgtttgtgaaaggttctttgtattctttattgttcatatagaaaccactgctttctgctcactggtgagttagcctatggatgagtgttaagcacatcaggctggcagctgtatgggcattgcatTATGGTagttgttatttgcacattgttaatcataggcaatgcatccttaaattgtttaactgtgaggtgttatacaattgtactttACTCTGGAGACAGAGAACACTACTACACTTGTGAAAATGCCAGTTTGTGAAAGGTCcaagtgtttgttttgtttaaggTAAAAAAGAAACCGCAATATGGGATGTGCAGTAGCCTACTAGTAGAgagaaccaaatatgtaaatcacttttttgttaatttatgatttgctgcatatgaggaataaaacaaaaatcctctgtcgtaccatattgaattgtatcattattttgcatcgtgttgaatcgcatcgtatcgccccgaatcgcataatgttgaatcaaatcgtatcgaactgtatcgcaacaggggtgaatcgtatcggatcgcatcgcctggtgtttcaaaggtatcgttaatgtatcgtatcgttggcaGCGTATCAAGATGCGCATCGTATCGGCCTCAGTGAtcgagatgcacatccctagtaCATACAGTATGCTGCAATATGATGGGCTGATTTGGGAGTCATCAGCTCGGTGTGATCAATAtatgattttgatttgattacAGTCTGAACGTTCGCAACTAATGGCTTTTTACctaaaaaatataattaaagtCATTTCAAGTGTTTCTCCAGAAAATGCCAAACCCATATCCTACATTTTGTTGAGTATTACCGTTTCCCTTGGTGTTGCTTTTCATGGATAACTGAAAAATAACACTATAGTGAGTAACAAGCTACCAAGCTGACAGACAAGAGCATCTCACGCAAAACTGTTCATCATGCAGTGTCATAAAATACAGGTCATTAATGAAGGCCCTATGAAATCCGTTTTATATTTTAAATTCTGTGTAATCTGTGTTTACAGTTTAACCCTCTGGTgtcggtggacgcgccggcgcgtccaggtgcgcataattttacgtaattaaatcatatattttcgattataaggagtagaaatatgattcagatatccgcggaatcgctggaagagtagctttccagtggtatctcctgtgagactgtaaccagggcacagcagccaatatatcaaagcagcttgactttactgtgtgggattggtggattcgtgtgtccgtcaaggaaatctcggccggcagccatcatggtctgaaatgaccaatggacatcgagaaatcactaaggacctacccaccaagtaaacaaaacataaaccacgtgtctcccatcagtttacgtctgtgaggggagagagagagagacagagaaaatggctaaaaaaaactttacagttgccgacttcgctagagatttttttcgctagcagcagtgaagatagagcctcagaacctgaagttttcaactcttctgaagaagaagaatacaaagacaacaacaaggatccatttggacatgggtaggtgtaaatattacagtaatagtgtactggcaatgtgtgggaaataccgcgaaaatgaacaataggtatattgatatatattttttatcgagagtcatgaactttttattgggacaaaatagactctccattagcaaacgttttactctgtgttaacgttattttggtgtgtaaaagtgagattacatgtgtagatgattaaattaatcatttattcgtcccacaacagagacatttacagtgacatgtttttgccatcgattatttttatcatactgttctgtacagatgagactttgtaatcagatgtacagatgtagcactccagatcagactcaaatgggtgtgtcccagtcaaaagcccagcggatgccagtggctgggggtgttgccaaattgctagagggcgttgcccaatttctccatttgttcaattacaggatttaaccatgagatggcgcttcattcacaaaatacacaaagacaactgggtgttgtagaacttagtctgtttcaatgtttgcagctctgcagttgtgtttgctgaatactgtagcatttaatcacttatttgttactgtatggttttcacaagctactataatgaaaaaacatcaatattttagatcaaataaagtatatagtttattttatgcagtatatttcttgtaatattgttggggtgtttttacacagtacagtagattgaagtaaatcaacttatacattaagataagataagatggacctttattaatcccgtggggaaattcagtagttcaatcagtaacagagtgagagtgaaaaacaggacagcacagattcacacagattaataaaatcaaaaataagatgagcgataaaaataataataatgagaaactatgaaataagaaatgaataaaactaaaatgtaattatcatatcatatattataatgtattgtattattaagtaatatcatacattaaccccattatagcagatgccacattgaatggatgaacacatgtatgcatcaataattacaacagagtatttctaaatacaagttgtaaaaatacttatatgtatttaatattaaccctttggagtcgaccatcacgccggcgtgatcagatcacatgacctgttcaagccggtgccgcataaaaacaacagtccggacaacattgccctgtgtttctgtcgaaagtactggcttgaaactatatcccagtctttgtttcatgcaaaaagacccagtaaacacggagatacgatgatataaacttaatacatttcaaaagtatgaaaaatggaagcacatatttgaatatcttcgccgtatttgatcattttacgaaacggaaaatactggaaactgtagatcctgctcaacaggatgtatatgtgtatttctgtcgaaagtactggcttgaaactatatgccagtatttgtttcatgcaaaaagacccaataaacacggacatacgatgatataaagttaatacagatatatttcagaagtatgaataatggaagcacatattttaatatcttcgccgtattttatcattttacgaaacaaaaaatactggaaactgtagattctgctcaacaggatgtatttaccagggagggggtgaagtaatcaggtaaacggagtgatacgaaaagagacgaagaggacggcgggaaccgaagagagacggcgggaaatggagagagacgaagatata
This region includes:
- the ppm1bb gene encoding protein phosphatase 1bb isoform X3; protein product: MGAFLDKPKTEKHTAHGDGNGLRYGLSSMQGWRVEMEDAHTAAVGLPHGLTDWSFFAVYDGHAGSRVANYCSGHLLEHILSGGAEFSSGSGSVDGVKDGIRLGFLNIDEYMRSFSDLRQGLDRSGSTAVCVLLSPTHLYFINCGDSRAVLSRETKVGFSTQDHKPCNPREKERIQNAGGSVMIQRVNGSLAVSRALGDYDYKCVDGKGPTEQLVSPEPEVYVLERAAEGDEFVVLACDGIWDVMSNEELCEFVRSRLLVCDDLEKVCNSVVDTCLHKGSRDNMSVVLVSLPGAPKISEEALKKEEELDKYLETRVEELLGNCGEAGVPDLVSVLRSIASENIPNLPPGGGLASKRSVIEAVYNKLNPHREEEGRACRV
- the ppm1bb gene encoding protein phosphatase 1bb isoform X2, which gives rise to MGAFLDKPKTEKHTAHGDGNGLRYGLSSMQGWRVEMEDAHTAAVGLPHGLTDWSFFAVYDGHAGSRVANYCSGHLLEHILSGGAEFSSGSGSVDGVKDGIRLGFLNIDEYMRSFSDLRQGLDRSGSTAVCVLLSPTHLYFINCGDSRAVLSRETKVGFSTQDHKPCNPREKERIQNAGGSVMIQRVNGSLAVSRALGDYDYKCVDGKGPTEQLVSPEPEVYVLERAAEGDEFVVLACDGIWDVMSNEELCEFVRSRLLVCDDLEKVCNSVVDTCLHKGSRDNMSVVLVSLPGAPKISEEALKKEEELDKYLETRVEELLGNCGEAGVPDLVSVLRSIASENIPNLPPGGGLASKRSVIEAVYNKLNPHREEEGSAGELEDPW